The following nucleotide sequence is from Populus nigra chromosome 15, ddPopNigr1.1, whole genome shotgun sequence.
GAAGGGTTATCTTGTGACCTTTGCTGCAATATGCTCTTCAAGGTTGTGTTACTGCACACTAGTTCATTCAATAGCATATCAATTCAAGGAGGTGGTTGCACTGAATAGGTTAGATATGTTATTCTCTCCATTAGGATTTGTTATTGCAGAAGCAGGAGCACCTGCAAAATGCCTTGCTTATTTCAAAAAAGACCTTCTTGGTAAGCTTTTTTGGCGTAGGAAAAGAATTTAGGGAGCTAATTTTGCACCTTTGCACCTTTGCACTCATGTTAGGATCTAGTTTTGTTACCTTGATTACCAAAATGCTTAATTATCAGCAGCAGCCTCTTCAAATGATGTTGTCTGCTTACTCAACAGCTTAGAGACATTGTTTTAGGACATCCCCTCAAAGCACCTCCTAGCTTGCTTCGTATACATGCAATAAACTTTTTGAAGTAATGTAATTTTGACAGACTTTTCAGCCTATAGGGCTTTGTACGGTGGTCCTGCATCCAATCTCAGGCGGGACTTCTGAGATCTGAGTTCCTTAGAGCTCTAATATCTTGGAACTTGTCCCAACTTCCCTTAATGCAAAGCCTACTCTCAATTCATCATTACTGGCTGAAagattgtttaatttttgtgCTTTAACTTGTTGTCCTGAATAGGAAGATCTATGAATGTTGAAAGAGATAGAGAAATGAACCACTGGTTGGACAGAAAAGTGTAAGAATAGTTATGAGCTGCACTTTTTGTGCCAACTGATGGGAAAGTAAAGTGTAAAAATTGATGAATTGCAGTTTTTTATTAGGTGAGAGTTTCAGTCTTCAATTTTTAGGATATGAAAAGTAGAAAAATTAGAAAGCAAGGTCTGGAAAGAAGAACATCATGCCAACTTGAAACTTTTAATGACATGGAAGACTATACAAGATAATCATGCAGTCATGCATTATCGTGGTTATTAACTGATGTATACTCGTGCTTCAAACTAACTCTAAGCACTGCACTTTGTTATgtcaaactgatttttttaaaaagttatttttattttgatgcattattGTTGATGTATTTGAACTTTTCTCATATCCAAGGGTGCTAAAATGtcatacaaaataaaacaatagttCTAGTTCTCTATGGAACAGATCAATATCATGCATCCACTTATAATGCATTTCTATTATGTGTGGTTGTattttataaacattaaagaaaaatctaaggTCACTGATCATTTAGATATAGGATCATCAACGCTATTCGTAGGATCTCAAATAGCTATATGAGAAATTTCAGAagagttggtttatgattatGACTTGTGATAGTCTATAGTTGCAACCAACATAAATATTTTCCAATTGTGGCAAATAGGGCCTTAACTTTGCATATCTTAGATGCTGACATGGATGGATAACCTAGGCAGTGGTAGTAAAAGAAGAGGGAGATGTATGCTGGAAACACATTTTTTCATAAGCAGTCCCAAGGAAATGATTAGTTCCCTTTTAATGCTGTAGAGAATGATATATTGTTTCAGATTGAAATTATTAAGAAAGGCCTGAGGATCAATAGCACATAATATGTGAATTTATTATCCTGGGCCAGCAAATACCTCTGTTTGGTTATTTGCATTCAACACATAGATATGTATGGATCAATAGCACATAGATTTTATCCTGTTTAGCATGCTATGTATGGATACTGCAAGTTAATGCATGAGGCTGATGTGATTATGACCCTAAGTTTGATACGTGTTGAAGCTGAATCTAGGGAGGAATTTAATCCTAAACCCATCTCGTGAACTGGgtttaattcaatatatttcattttcctttcattCGCCTGTCTTTAcatttaggaaaaaaaaggaagaagaaaaatgaacttTGATACCATCTAATTAAATACCAAGCAACTTCTTTGGGTAAATTCCATTATTTTGTAGCCAGAAATTACTTGATAAATGAGATCACTTTGACATTGGGTTGTAGAATTTTACTAGACCTGTTTTCTCGTACTAAGTCGTGAAGGAAGCAGATCTCTTTCTCCAAGTATGATTTTGCTTTATATCCATTTGGCAAAAATCATGGATGTGGCGATTATTTGTTCTGGTGTGGAAACTGATGTGAATGTCTCATTTGCTAActagattttgttttggttatttttatatGACGCTTACAGTGCTCTTACTTTGTTGGATTTGGACTTAAACATATTAATGATTGTGCATGAGTATCTTATGAGGTTTAATTTCAACGATGACAGAAAAAGGAAGGTGCAAAAGCTGAAGAAATATCTAGCAAAATACAGAGAGTGTAGCATGGTTTGTCTGGTAATAAGGGtttcaaatatatttctattttacCAGATACATGTTACCCGACTTTTGTGAGCTGAAAGATTGTTGAAATGCagattttacattaaaaaccCGCGATGAATCTCCTTTACATAGCATATCCATATAGAAGGTAATGGGATAGCAGAAATGCATCTGGATGCTTGAAGGGACCCTTGTGCAAGTTTTTGGGATATGCTCTTTTGAATTCTCTACTTGCTGCAGCAGCTTACCGGAAATTGGTTGTGCACTAGGCTGTGAAATATGTAATCTCACAAAATTTTCATGCCCCAATATTTGTCATGTACTCTGTTGATCTGCAATCTAATAACAGTACTATCAAGTTTCAAGGATATATTGTGATGTCTTTGCACCTTTAATTTAACTAAGTATTATTTGCAATGAGTATATTGTATCAAGAATTCGAGTGTGCACCTACGATGCATGAGGCCGCCACGATGAAGAGCAGGCCTGGGATTGGTCTGAATCGTCTGATTGCTGTTTCTGCTGGTCGCTTTTTGGAGGTGTTTTTTTTGTAGCTGGAAGTTGATGTGCAACACAGAACGGATGCTACAGATTAAAGAAAGGGTTAATTTTTGTACCCCAAATTTTATTTCCGGATAGTTAATTAAAGTAACAAGTTTCTTTGAAGGTCATCCAGAAATCATGAATCCCAAGTCAAACAATAAGATGATAGCTCATTGCGAAGGTGTCCACTAGTTAAGAAGTAAAACTTTGAGAGCAGCAAGCTGTGATGCCAAGCCAGAGAGCTCATAACCAACCTAAAAACGTggttagatttgtttttcaacactattaaaatgatgtttttgtatCAATCACTACTGCGACGTAATTTCTCAGAAACAGGACGTCACCCTCCctccataattgtttttataagattaaaattCATGGCTTCATGCTGATGCAAGGTGAAATTATAAGTTGTCTGTGTCTGCCTTCTCTGTACGTCGCTGTGAACGATCACATCGAACCTTGTAAACTGTTGAATtttggaaagatgaaaagggagGATCATTTGGATTATATTATAGTTGAATTAATTAACGTAAACATCATCCTGTCATAACCATCTAGTTTATATTCTGCGACAAACCTATCATACTCACAGAGCTTAGGATGCAACAGAAGCTCGCAATAGTGGACAAACCAAAAGCTTATAAAAGAAACCATACACCGTTTCCTCGTTTCTTCCCAACAGATTGGTACTTGATCAAGTCAACTAAGGAATTAAATGAGTTTTTGACTTCCCAAAATATGACTCAGTGGTACTGTCTTTTACGAGTGTTTCTGGTACTCTTGTATTTTATCTCCAGCTTAATGTCAATTTCAAAttatcataacctaattttagattcataaaattattttgtaattcttttttatttaaaaaatccaaaaaacaaaaaaaaactcaaaatccaaaaatattttcggAATACAAAATAACATAGCAAAAGAAGCATGTATGAGGGCTCAAGGAAGGGCAGCATGGAGAAAGCACACAGACATTTGTCGACGAAACAAAACCTGTCCCCAAATGGTCAAATACAAGGAATGTAGAAGAGGGCGTGGCAAAATACAAGAATGCATGCTAGTCTTGTTGAGCAAACGGTGCTCGCTGTGTTACTCGGCCACAAAGAAGCTACACagagcaataaaaataaaagtcacaGAAAGTCAAAGTCCATTTTGCCTGCGTGCTAACAAATCCAAAGACTTTTGTCTGAACTCAAGACACATTCTACGAGAAAGAACTTTTATGAAGGTTCAACACGCCTAATTTAAGAAATGAAACTTTACTTGTTTTCCAATCCGAGATTTGTtaagaattagtttttttacattttcggattaaataaaaaaactttaaaaagtaacttaCGACGTGCGCGCAGGATCACTTTAAATGCATGTAGTTTTCATTTTGTTCTCTTGGTTTCCTTTCTGGCTTTCCTGGAAATAACGTGGGGCTAATGACATGTGCAAGATTGGGCTGGTAAATAACTAGTATTCTCTCATGCAACAAAATCCAGCTTTTGGTAAAACAGTGCAAACGGCTATGCTAGAGATGAAACACTTGGAAACCATGCGCAAACTGAGTGGTGAGTGAAGATCATTTTGAGGATTTAAAACGAACAACTCTGCAGTGAATTCACATGTGCAAAAAATATCATCGTTTATTTGcttcaaacatgaaaaaaaataaaaaattagcatttGAAAATATCTACTAAGCTTCTATTTGCTGGCTAACTCAATCTCTAAAGTTCCAGGCAAGTTATGTTTACAATGAGATTGCTGGGAAGCGCTTGTCCTTGATACAGATGTGCTCATGTCTCCACTGCTTCCGGTATCCAGAGCGTAATTCGGTCGAGTTGATTCAAGATACTCAAATGGATTTCCAGGCTGCATCATTATTTCCATGTTTCCCTCCAACATTTTCACCACATCACTCATTTGAGGTCTAGCATCTGGTGAATGCTGAATGCACAACAGAGCCACAGTAGACATTCTTACTGCCTTTTCCTTGTCCTTCTCTTCGATCCCACAGAGTGACAGCATGATAGGCAGTTCACTATTCCTGTACATATCCCATACCCATCTTGGGAGCCACTGGAAAGACTCGCGGAGACTTTCATCAAAATGTCGTCTTCTTGCAATTATCTCGAAAAGAAGGATTCCAAAACTGTAAACATCGCATTTGTGAGTAATAGGATGTGTTCGACGCCATACCTCTGGAGCAGAATATCCCAGTGTCCCTCTACCACCACTCAGTGTTACTTCACTCCTTTCTCTATCACATAGCTTTGCTAGTCCGAAATCTGCGACCTTGGGATTCAGATTTTCATCAAGAAGTATGTTTTCGGGTTTTATATCATAGTGAATTATCCTTTGTTGACACTCCTCGTGTAAATATGCTAAACCTTTTGCAGTTCCTATTGCAATCTCTTGCAGTTTCTCCCATTCTATCTCCCGGATTTCTTTGAAGAGTATGCTGTTGAGAGATCCGTTCTCCATGTACTCGTAAACTAGTGCCATCATAGAGGGATCAAAGCAGAAGCCATAGAGTCTAACCAGGTTGACATGGTAAGTTCTTCCCATGGTGCCCACTTCTGCCATGAACTGCTCTTCAAGTTTCTTATTTGAATGATTAGAGAGAGCTTTAACGGCTACTGGGATTCCATTTGGGAAGTTTCCTTTAAAAACCACTCCAAAGGCACCTGAACCCAATATTGTGCTGCAACCATTAGTAAATTCTTGAATCTGCTGAGGTGAAAACCTGATGGGTTTCTCCCTTGCCATGTTACTAAGGAATCTCTCCATTGTTGCAAATTCAACCTGTGAGTCTCGAATCAATGGGAATTCTGGTTCCACTGCTATTTCCACATGCTGATCAGACGAAGGATTTGGGCCTTCTGATTTTGTAGATTTACCAACAATCTCATTGCTTGCAATCCGGGCATAAGCTGGAATTGCACTTCCTGTTTTCTTCAAGCAGTCGATGATGGCATATATAATAGCTACGAGTGCCACCGTTGACACCAAtcctaaaactgaaaaaatatggAGGATATCATCATCAAGACTATGGCCCCTACACCTAGcttttcaaaataagaaaacatgaaaCTTATGCAACAGTTAGTAAGTTGCTTACCAATTGAGGAAGCTACTGCCCATCTCATTGAGGAATTAAACGTTTCCAATTCACTTG
It contains:
- the LOC133674372 gene encoding rust resistance kinase Lr10-like; the encoded protein is MSGTYYSSSSYRNDFNPYPTNDPSSELETFNSSMRWAVASSIVLGLVSTVALVAIIYAIIDCLKKTGSAIPAYARIASNEIVGKSTKSEGPNPSSDQHVEIAVEPEFPLIRDSQVEFATMERFLSNMAREKPIRFSPQQIQEFTNGCSTILGSGAFGVVFKGNFPNGIPVAVKALSNHSNKKLEEQFMAEVGTMGRTYHVNLVRLYGFCFDPSMMALVYEYMENGSLNSILFKEIREIEWEKLQEIAIGTAKGLAYLHEECQQRIIHYDIKPENILLDENLNPKVADFGLAKLCDRERSEVTLSGGRGTLGYSAPEVWRRTHPITHKCDVYSFGILLFEIIARRRHFDESLRESFQWLPRWVWDMYRNSELPIMLSLCGIEEKDKEKAVRMSTVALLCIQHSPDARPQMSDVVKMLEGNMEIMMQPGNPFEYLESTRPNYALDTGSSGDMSTSVSRTSASQQSHCKHNLPGTLEIELASK